The following proteins are co-located in the Paralichthys olivaceus isolate ysfri-2021 chromosome 2, ASM2471397v2, whole genome shotgun sequence genome:
- the rab44 gene encoding uncharacterized protein rab44 isoform X2, with product MSAQRTKQSLDSHHSVVNQSETPSVDEFYVTDNTNVPKPEGDKEPLSVLSSPHNSQPETQHLTTANRRKLGSRRRNKQQQHVKDSATELHHKHRQELKESTSGNEDLEITQSEGQEELNSQGLNSSVKHDSSLCSSTTSGYSCEVQDISGNQQADKDEKPSYSYGLVETMLEVTGASAILKSEEVKENIASGSDLISSLSVRENEKRRVEDTDLSRQDGNVEGNCLKGESHVESADTGCSMTPEVTTDKNSPRLYTELADDNQNEHLSLPLDSQLQDSSASTKERTDTDLISVNRKKLGSTRRNKRRQHVKDSAAESEEQPVENVGGFDAFETAIFPSLTETEVKSVETTLERMNRPDTDEIEGKEVAHVVGVSGLNSSDFLPTPSVSEPVKNQSDVREMPHELSSVYSVTNAEGKERDEDTDLLMQWGSLQASEFVNEAHVKSDYLECPKLETSTDKDHGEHTEPKCCVQLAIDSSPNEEVSTNEEQNEHFSLSEVRGAKNLYEEAVEPAEMQEIHLIDHSFESANSEICFVNLTDQAEVSESSQSDSSVKGVADSATEQEVSKPDHKQDEHPEKQSNVEAFKQKDDQVYDPENPETSDIERLDTAVGQVFENERQLEEDIKPSKEQTSHQEKEGRPTDVTESKSPLETTESETHAPFDSQPQDTSVIMDDQSNTDFNPISNRRKMGSRRRNKRQKSVESPGVQSEMSLMPESEVQVGISMQMMLEGMDEVGPSQTEEVCDGNNESAQSSNSGLTSVNVHSSPSVEIQVTEQPNSPASTYSAETDTESKEKDEDTDLLTRWGILQPLNSVNDTHIKPNSVESSGKPEITTEKSEYREHTEPKFGDERAAVSSPKEEMSTMEGQSEYFSSFEEREARRSEDAAEEVHEEEVKPIHMQTMHHIDNSPVEETKPCLQTLESETKLHLDSQPVDNSVSINEETHSDFKLTGNRRKLGSSRRLKGRRHGPEITEPEEEVVENTQSDEVSEKEKMPIATGTISQEELKEQTSPDLKLIKKIKSAVEEQENTEQMPDEGTKLLQNLTDNRTTVTTDILESTDEVNEAEKKFMKEPEYLTPLPVYDVVKMELIQSVEASVWKDNPDSQNISNHEGNVSTQSVPSDGLDQEETSQIHKTESLPCDKDSVGQEICVQQTTNVNESEVDVVVIEAESLMGAHGSGEVDVEDELKDPANKDLSAEETNTLIEVTHDEPFSVAQNKMEALEMGHEENSRAKPDEKSGISTSAGTSNSRGQKDNNNKTETRHMDEDAINTDSGVIEATQNEKQSPEGIKVGLIQDQPLESIEAPSVLVADQEMEESVIQEPNNAPEEAHKTNFEMRDSSPHVSSPNRRRKMGSTRRNLGSRHKLENSHQKQTHVKPDSVESSDKPEITTEKSEYRGHTEPKYGDEQAAVSSPKEEVSTTEGQSEYFSSFEDRSARDVHEEEVKLIHMQTMHHIDNSPVEETKPCLQTLESETKLHLDSQPVDNSVSINEETHSDFKLTGNRRKLGSSRRLKGRRHGPEITEPEEEVVENTQSDEVSEKEKMPIATGTISQEELKEQTSPDLKLIKKIKSAVEEQENTEQMPDEGTKLLQNLTDNRTTVTTDILESTDEVNEAEKKFMKEPEYLTPLPVYDVVKMELIQSVEASVWKDNPDSQNISNHEGNVSTQSVPSDGLDQEETSQIHKTESLPCDKDSVGQEICVQQTTNVNESEVDVVVIEAESLMGAHGSGEVDVEDELKDPANKDLSAEETNTLIEVTHDEPFSVAQNKMEALEMGHEENSRAKPDEKSGISTSAGTSNSRGQKDNNNKTETRHMDEDAINTDSGVIEATQNEKQSPEGIKVGLIQDQPLESIEAPSVLVADQEMEESVIQEPNNAPEEAHKTNFEMRDSSPHVSSPNRRRKMGSTRRNLGSRHKLENSHQKQTHVKPDSVESSDKPEITTEKSEYRGHTEPKYGDEQAAVSSPKEEVSTTEGQSEYFSSFEDRSARDVHEEEVKLIHMQTMHHIDNSPVEETKPCLQTLESETKLHLDSQPVDNSVSINEETHSDFKLTGNRRKLGSSRRLKGRRHGPEITEPEEEVVENTQSDEVSEKEKMPIATGTISQEELKEQTSPDLKLIKKIKSAVEEQENTEQMPDEGTKLLQNLTDNRTTVTTDILESTDEVNEAEKKFMKEPEYLTPLPVYDVVKMELIQSVEASVWKDNPDSQNISNHEGNVSTQSVPSDGLDQEETSQIHKTESLPCDKDSVGQEICVQQTTNVNESEVDAVVIEAESLMGAHGSGEVDVEDELKDPANKDLSAEETNTLIEVTHDEPFSVAQNKMEALEMGHEENSRAKPDEKSGISTSAGTSNSRGQKDNNNKTETRHMDEDAINTDSGVIEATQNEKQSPEGIKVGLIQDQPLESIEAPSVLVADQEMEESVIQEPNNAPEEAHKTNFEMRDSSPHVSSPNRRRKMGSTRRNLGSRHKLENSHQKQTHVKPDSVESSDKPEITTEKSEYRGHTEPKYGDEQAAVSSPKEEVSTTEGQSEYFSSFEDRSARDVHEEEVKLIHMQTMHHIDNSPVEETKPCLQTLESETKLHLDSQPVDNSVSINEETHSDFKLTGNRRKLGSSRRLKGRRHGPEITEPEEEVVENTQSDEVSEKEKMPIATGTISQEELKEQTSPDLKLIKKIKSAVGDSGVIEATQNEKQSPEGIKVGLIQDQPLESVEAPSVLVADQEMEESVIQEPNNAPEEAHKTNFEMKDSSPHVSSPNRRRKMGSTRRNLGSRHKLENSHQKQEEDKEDFNVESVSVIVEKEPPIIDQQENSDSEQREEKMFETVELSHTGEFQLKPLAQQTVEENPDSLSQQAETEHHLTPDYLPAKLSPPHKQDVMSESAAGGRRRKMGSHRKSHGHQKNEDRMISAQKERDVRSLTDESVNKTSQEEREESLGLNEKSEVEESVKTLSSNISVSNAPELSRPLSGKAPEREKPVQQHYTEFPPRQEGQNTFSLGDSRGADIRSKSYNVLLVGNSSVGKTSLMKRARSGKFSYDVPASVGLDYCMWTVVVDGKPVVLQLWDTAGQERFHSITRQVFHKAQAFLLMYDITSSQSFSAISYWANCIQEGATGDVTILLLGNKSDCGERKVKTEEGEILAKEYNFEFMECSAATGENVIHSLETVARMLSEKHDTSEQTVELHIKPPQRTRSGCC from the exons ATGTCTGCTCAAAGAACAAAGCAAAGCCTTGATTCACATCACTCGGTAGTTAACCAAAGTGAAACACCCAGTGTTGACGAGTTCTATGTAACAGACAATACTAATGTACCAAAACCAGAAGGAGATAAAGAACCATTAAGTGTATTGTCTAGTCCTCACAATTCACAACCTGAAACCCAGCATCTTACTACAGCAAACAGAAGAAAGCTGGGTtccagaagaagaaataaacagCAACAGCATGTAAAGGACTCGGCGACAGAGTTACACCACAAACATAGACAGGAACTCAAAGAAAGCACCTCTGGCAATGAAGACCTCGAAATAACACAATCTGAGGGGCAGGAAGAGTTAAATAGTCAAGGGCTGAATTCTTCTGTAAAACATGACAGCTCTTTATGCTCATCCACCACGTCTGGTTATTCTTGTGAGGTTCAGGACATCAGTGGAAATCAACAAGCAGACAAAGATGAAAAACCATCTTACTCTTATGGGTTAGTGGAAACCATGCTGGAAGTGACTGGTGCATCTGCCATTCTAAAGAGTGAGGAAGTCAAAGAAAATATTGCAAGCGGCTCTGACTTGATTAGTTCTCTCAgtgtgagagaaaatgaaaagagaagagtggAAGATACCGACCTGTCAAGGCAAGATGGGAATGTTGAGGGTAACTGTTTGAAGGGTGAGTCACATGTAGAATCTGCAGACACAGGGTGTTCCATGACACCAGAGGTAACCACTGACAAAAACAGCCCCAGACTATATACTGAACTTGCAGATGATAATCAAAATGAGCACCTCTCCCTTCCTTTGGACTCCCAACTTCAGGATAGCTCTGCCAGTACAAAGGAGCGAACTGACACTGATTTAATATCAGTGAATAGAAAAAAACTGGGGTCTACTCGTAGAAATAAAAGGCGACAGCATGTTAAGGACTCTGCTGCTGAATCTGAAGAGCAACCAGTTGAAAATGTTGGAGGTTTTGATGCCTTTGAAACAGCAATATTTCCATCACTTACAGAGACAGAGGTCAAATCTGTGGAAACAACACTGGAAAGAATGAACAGACCTGACACTGATGAAATTGAAGGGAAAGAAGTTGCACATGTTGTTGGTGTCTCTGGGTTAAATAGTTCAGATTTCCTACCAACTCCCTCAGTCAGTGAACCAGTGAAAAACCAATCAGATGTCAGGGAGATGCCACATGAACTTTCCAGTGTGTACTCTGTAACAAACGCAGAAGGTAAAGAAAGAGACGAGGACACAGACTTGTTAATGCAGTGGGGGAGTTTACAGGCCAGTGAGTTTGTGAATGAGGCGCATGTGAAATCAGACTATTTAGAGTGTCCTAAACTAGAGACATCCACAGACAAAGACCACGGAGAACACACAGAACCCAAGTGCTGTGTTCAGTTAGCAATAGATTCATCCCCAAATGAGGAGGTGTCTACAAATGAGGAACAAAATGAGCATTTCAGCTTATCTGAAGTCAGAGGGGCTAAGAACTTGTATGAAGAGGCAGTTGAACCTGCAGAAATGCAAGAAATACATCTGATTGATCATTCCTTTGAGAGTGCGAATTCTGAAATCTGTTTCGTAAACCTGACAGACCAAGCTGAAGTCAGTGAGTCATCCCAATCTGACTCGAGTGTGAAGGGGGTGGCAGATTCAGCTACTGAGCAGGAAGTTTCAAAACCTGATCACAAACAGGATGAGCACCCTGAGAAACAAAGCAATGTGGAGGCTTTCAAACAGAAAGATGATCAAGTATATGATCCAGAGAATCCAGAGACCAGTGACATAGAGAGATTGGACACTGCAGTAGGTCAGGTATTTGAAAATGAACGCCAATTAGAGGAGGATATAAAACCAAGCAAAGAACAAACAAGTCACCAGGAGAAAGAAGGACGCCCTACTGATGTGACTGAGAGCAAATCTCCTCTAGAAACCACGGAATCAGAAACACATGCACCTTTTGACTCACAACCTCAGGACACTTCTGTGATAATGGATGACCAAAGCAACACTGACTTCAACCCCATtagcaacagaagaaaaatgggGTCTAGACgcagaaataaaagacaaaagagtGTGGAGAGCCCTGGTGTTCAATCAGAGATGTCATTAATGCCAGAGTCAGAAGTCCAGGTGGGAATATCAATGCAAATGATGCTGGAGGGAATGGACGAAGTGGGCCCATCTCAGACTGAAGAAGTTTGTGATGGCAATAATGAAAGTGCACAAAGTAGCAACTCCGGGTTAACTAGTGTTAATGTACATTCAAGTCCGTCAGTTGAGATACAGGTAACTGAACAACCGAATTCCCCTGCTAGTACTTACTCTGCTGAAACAGATacagaaagtaaagaaaaggaTGAGGACACAGACTTGTTAACACGGTGGGGAATTTTACAGCCACTCAACTCGGTGAATGACACACATATAAAACCAAACAGTGTAGAGTCCTCTGGCAAACCAGAGATAACCACAGAGAAAAGTGAATACAGAGAACATACAGAGCCTAAATTTGGAGACGAGCGAGCAGCAGTTTCATCACCAAAAGAGGAGATGTCTACAATGGAGGGTCAAAGTGAATATTTCAGCTCAtttgaggaaagagaagctcgaCGCTCAGAGGATGCTGCGGAGGAAGTGCATGAAGAGGAAGTAAAGCcaatacacatgcaaacaatGCATCACATCGATAACTCCCCAGTTGAGGAAACAAAACCCTGTTTGCAAACTCTGGAATCAGAAACCAAGTTGCATTTGGATTCACAACCTGTGGATAATTCTGTGAGCATCAACGAGGAAACTCACTCGGACTTCAAACTCACAGGGAACAGAAGAAAACTTGGGTCAAGCCGAAGACTTAAAGGAAGACGGCACGGCCCAGAGATCACTGAACCAGAAGAGGAAGTTGTAGAAAATACTCAGAGTGATGAGgtttctgaaaaagaaaaaatgccaATAGCAACAGGAACAATAAGTCAGGAAGAATTGAAAGAGCAAACCAGCCCAGATTTAAAACTCATTAAGAAAATTAAATCAGCTGTAGaggagcaggaaaacacagaacaaatgcCAGATGAAGGTACAAAGCTGTTACAGAATTTGACAGACAACAGAACAACAGTGACAACAGACATTCTTGAATCTACCGACGAAGTCAATGAGGCCGAAAAGAAATTCATGAAAGAGCCAGAGTATTTAACTCCACTTCCAGTTTATGATGTAGTTAAAATGGAATTGATACAATCTGTTGAAGCCTCAGTTTGGAAAGATAATCCAGACTCACAAAATATCTCAAATCATGAGGGCAATGTCAGCACCCAATCCGTCCCATCTGACGGACTCGACCAAGAAGAAACTTCTCAGATCCACAAAACAGAATCTTTACCTTGTGACAAAGACTCAGTGGGACAAGAAATCTGTGTCCAACAGACAACTAACGTGAATGAATCTGAGGTAGATGTTGTGGTAATAGAAGCAGAAAGTTTAATGGGTGCACACGGGTCTGGAGAGGTTGACGTGGAAGATGAACTCAAAGATCCTGCCAATAAAGACCTTTCagctgaagaaacaaacactttAATTGAAGTCACACACGATGAACCTTTTTCtgttgcacaaaataaaatggaagCGTTGGAAATGGGTCATGAGGAAAACAGCAGAGCCAAGCCAGATGAGAAAAGTGGGATTTCTACATCAGCAGGTACATCTAACAGCCGAGGACAAAaggacaacaacaataaaacagaaacaagacaCATGGATGAGGACGCTATCAACACTGACTCTGGTGTTATAGAGGctacacaaaatgaaaagcaaagtcCAGAAGGGATTAAAGTAGGCCTAATACAGGACCAACCCTTAGAATCAATAGAGGCACCAAGTGTTCTTGTGGCAGATCAGGAGATGGAAGAATCTGTCATACAAGAGCCAAACAACGCTCCTGAAGAGGCtcacaaaacaaactttgaGATGAGGGATTCAAGTCCACACGTCAGTTCGCCCAACAGGCGAAGAAAAATGGGCTCCACTCGCAGAAACCTTGGATCACGACACAAACTGGAAAACTCACATCAAAAGCAGACACATGTAAAACCAGACAGTGTAGAGTCCTCTGACAAACCAGAGATAACCACAGAGAAAAGTGAATACAGAGGACATACAGAGCCTAAATATGGAGACGAGCAAGCAGCAGTTTCATCACCAAAAGAGGAGGTGTCTACAACGGAGGGTCAAAGTGAATATTTCAGCTCATTTGAGGACAGAAGTGCAAGAGACGTGCATGAAGAGGAGGTAAAGCTGATACACATGCAAACAATGCATCACATCGATAACTCCCCAGTTGAGGAAACAAAACCCTGTTTGCAAACTCTGGAATCAGAAACCAAGTTGCATTTGGATTCACAACCTGTGGATAATTCTGTGAGCATCAACGAGGAAACTCACTCGGACTTCAAACTCACAGGGAACAGAAGAAAACTTGGGTCAAGCCGAAGACTTAAAGGAAGACGGCACGGCCCAGAGATCACTGAACCAGAAGAGGAAGTTGTAGAAAATACTCAGAGTGATGAGgtttctgaaaaagaaaaaatgccaATAGCAACAGGAACAATAAGTCAGGAAGAATTGAAAGAGCAAACCAGCCCAGATTTAAAACTCATTAAGAAAATTAAATCAGCTGTAGaggagcaggaaaacacagaacaaatgcCAGATGAAGGTACAAAGCTGTTACAGAATTTGACAGACAACAGAACAACAGTGACAACAGACATTCTTGAATCTACCGACGAAGTCAATGAGGCCGAAAAGAAATTCATGAAAGAGCCAGAGTATTTAACTCCACTTCCAGTTTATGATGTAGTTAAAATGGAATTGATACAATCTGTTGAAGCCTCAGTTTGGAAAGATAATCCAGACTCACAAAATATCTCAAATCATGAGGGCAATGTCAGCACCCAATCCGTCCCATCTGACGGACTCGACCAAGAAGAAACTTCTCAGATCCACAAAACAGAATCTTTACCTTGTGACAAAGACTCAGTGGGACAAGAAATCTGTGTCCAACAGACAACTAACGTGAATGAATCTGAGGTAGATGTTGTGGTAATAGAAGCAGAAAGTTTAATGGGTGCACACGGGTCTGGAGAGGTTGACGTGGAAGATGAACTCAAAGATCCTGCCAATAAAGACCTTTCagctgaagaaacaaacactttAATTGAAGTCACACACGATGAACCTTTTTCtgttgcacaaaataaaatggaagCGTTGGAAATGGGTCATGAGGAAAACAGCAGAGCCAAGCCAGATGAGAAAAGTGGGATTTCTACATCAGCAGGTACATCTAACAGCCGAGGACAAAaggacaacaacaataaaacagaaacaagacaCATGGATGAGGACGCTATCAACACTGACTCTGGTGTTATAGAGGctacacaaaatgaaaagcaaagtcCAGAAGGGATTAAAGTAGGCCTAATACAGGACCAACCCTTAGAATCAATAGAGGCACCAAGTGTTCTTGTGGCAGATCAGGAGATGGAAGAATCTGTCATACAAGAACCAAACAACGCTCCTGAAGAGGCtcacaaaacaaactttgaGATGAGGGATTCAAGTCCACACGTCAGTTCGCCCAACAGGCGAAGAAAAATGGGCTCCACTCGCAGAAACCTTGGATCACGACACAAACTGGAAAACTCACATCAAAAGCAGACACATGTAAAACCAGACAGTGTAGAGTCCTCTGACAAACCAGAGATAACCACAGAGAAAAGTGAATACAGAGGACATACAGAGCCTAAATATGGAGACGAGCAAGCAGCAGTTTCATCACCAAAAGAGGAGGTGTCTACAACGGAGGGTCAAAGTGAATATTTCAGCTCATTTGAGGACAGAAGTGCAAGAGACGTGCATGAAGAGGAGGTAAAGCTGATACACATGCAAACAATGCATCACATCGATAACTCCCCAGTTGAGGAAACAAAACCCTGTTTGCAAACTCTGGAATCAGAAACCAAGTTGCATTTGGATTCACAACCTGTGGATAATTCTGTGAGCATCAACGAGGAAACTCACTCGGACTTCAAACTCACAGGGAACAGAAGAAAACTTGGGTCAAGCCGAAGACTTAAAGGAAGACGGCACGGCCCAGAGATCACTGAACCAGAAGAGGAAGTTGTAGAAAATACTCAGAGTGATGAGgtttctgaaaaagaaaaaatgccaATAGCAACAGGAACAATAAGTCAGGAAGAATTGAAAGAGCAAACCAGCCCAGATTTAAAACTCATTAAGAAAATTAAATCAGCTGTAGaggagcaggaaaacacagaacaaatgcCAGATGAAGGTACAAAGCTGTTACAGAATTTGACAGACAACAGAACAACAGTGACAACAGACATTCTTGAATCTACCGACGAAGTCAATGAGGCCGAAAAGAAATTCATGAAAGAGCCAGAGTATTTAACTCCACTTCCAGTTTATGATGTAGTTAAAATGGAATTGATACAATCTGTTGAAGCCTCAGTTTGGAAAGATAATCCAGACTCACAAAATATCTCAAATCATGAGGGCAATGTCAGCACCCAATCCGTCCCATCTGACGGACTCGACCAAGAAGAAACTTCTCAGATCCACAAAACAGAATCTTTACCTTGTGACAAAGACTCAGTGGGACAAGAAATCTGTGTCCAACAGACAACTAACGTGAATGAATCTGAGGTAGATGCTGTGGTAATAGAAGCAGAAAGTTTAATGGGTGCACACGGGTCTGGAGAGGTTGACGTGGAAGATGAACTCAAAGATCCTGCCAATAAAGACCTTTCagctgaagaaacaaacactttAATTGAAGTCACACACGATGAACCTTTTTCtgttgcacaaaataaaatggaagCGTTGGAAATGGGTCATGAGGAAAACAGCAGAGCCAAGCCAGATGAGAAAAGTGGGATTTCTACATCAGCAGGTACATCTAACAGCCGAGGACAAAaggacaacaacaataaaacagaaacaagacaCATGGATGAGGACGCTATCAACACTGACTCTGGTGTTATAGAGGctacacaaaatgaaaagcaaagtcCAGAAGGGATTAAAGTAGGCCTAATACAGGACCAACCCTTAGAATCAATAGAGGCACCAAGTGTTCTTGTGGCAGATCAGGAGATGGAAGAATCTGTCATACAAGAGCCAAACAACGCTCCTGAAGAGGCtcacaaaacaaactttgaGATGAGGGATTCAAGTCCACACGTCAGTTCGCCCAACAGGCGAAGAAAAATGGGCTCCACTCGCAGAAACCTTGGATCACGACACAAACTGGAAAACTCACATCAAAAGCAGACACATGTAAAACCAGACAGTGTAGAGTCCTCTGACAAACCAGAGATAACCACAGAGAAAAGTGAATACAGAGGACATACAGAGCCTAAATATGGAGACGAGCAAGCAGCAGTTTCATCACCAAAAGAGGAGGTGTCTACAACGGAGGGTCAAAGTGAATATTTCAGCTCATTTGAGGACAGAAGTGCAAGAGACGTGCATGAAGAGGAGGTAAAGCTGATACACATGCAAACAATGCATCACATCGATAACTCCCCAGTTGAGGAAACAAAACCCTGTTTGCAAACTCTGGAATCAGAAACCAAGTTGCATTTGGATTCACAACCTGTGGATAATTCTGTGAGCATCAACGAGGAAACTCACTCGGACTTCAAACTCACAGGGAACAGAAGAAAACTTGGGTCAAGCCGAAGACTTAAAGGAAGACGGCACGGCCCAGAGATCACTGAACCAGAAGAGGAAGTTGTAGAAAATACTCAGAGTGATGAGgtttctgaaaaagaaaaaatgccaATAGCAACAGGAACAATAAGTCAGGAAGAATTGAAAGAGCAAACCAGCCCAGATTTAAAACTCATTAAGAAAATTAAATCAGCTGTAGGAGACTCTGGTGTTATAGAGGctacacaaaatgaaaagcaaagtcCAGAAGGGATTAAAGTAGGCCTAATACAGGACCAACCCTTAGAATCAGTAGAGGCACCAAGTGTTCTTGTGGCAGATCAGGAGATGGAAGAATCTGTCATACAAGAACCAAACAACGCTCCTGAAGAGGCtcacaaaacaaactttgaGATGAAGGATTCAAGTCCACACGTCAGTTCGCCCAACAGGCGAAGAAAAATGGGCTCCACTCGCAGGAACCTTGGATCTCGACACAAACTGGAAAACTCACATcaaaagcaggaggaggataAAGAGGATTTTAATGTTGAAAGTGTCTCAGTAATCGTTGAAAAAGAGCCACCGATTATCGATCAGCAGGAAAACAGTGACTCTGAGCAAAGGGAAGAGAAGATGTTTGAAACAGTGGAATTGAGTCACACTGGTGAATTTCAGTTGAAACCTCTAGCTCAGCAAACAGTCGAAGAAAATCCTGATTCTCTCAGCCAGCAAGCAGAAACAGAGCATCATCTAACTCCAGATTACCTCCCTGCAAAACTGTCCCCTCCTCATAAACAAGATGTTATGTCAGAATCAGCAGCTggaggcagaagaagaaagatggGGTCTCACCGGAAGTCACATGGACATCAAAAGAATGAAGACAGAATGATCAGtgcacaaaaagagagagacgtGAGAAGTCTGACTGATGAAAGTGTCAACAAGACAAGtcaagaagaaagagaagagtcTTTGGGCCTGAACGAAAAATCAGAG GTTGAAGAAAGTGTCAAAACATTATCATCCAACATCAGCGTCTCAAACGCACCAGAGCTCTCAAGGCCGTTGAG TGGGAAGgcacctgagagagagaaaccagtTCAACAGCACTATACTGAATTCCCCCCGAGACAAGAGGGGCAAAATACGTTTTCTTTGG GTGATTCCAGAGGAGCAGACATCAGATCGAAAAGTTATAATGTGCTGCTGGTTGGCAACAGCAGCGTAGGCAAGACCTCCCTCATGAAAAGAGCCCGCAGTGGGAAGTTTTCTTACGATGTACCCGCCTCTGTCG GCCTAGATTACTGCATGTGGACTGTGGTTGTGGATGGAAAGCCTGTGGTGCTGCAGTTATGGGACACAGCGGGTCAGGAGAG GTTTCACAGCATCACCAGGCAGGTTTTTCATAAAGCGCAGGCGTTTCTCTTGATGTACGACATCACGTCTTCTCAGAGCTTCTCTGCCATCAGCTACTGGGCAAACTGCATCCAG GAAGGTGCAACAGGAGACGTGACCATTTTACTTCTTGGGAATAAGAGTGATTGTGGAGAGCGGAAGGTTAAAACTGAGGAGGGAGAAATCCTCGCTAAG GAGTACAACTTTGAATTCATGGAGTGTAGCGCTGCCACAGGTGAAAATGTGATTCACTCTTTGGAAACTGTCGCCAG gaTGTTGAGTGAAAAACATGACACAAGTGAGCAAACCGTGGAGTTACACATTAAGCCCCCGCAGAGAACAAGATCAGGATGTTGCTGA